One region of Fragaria vesca subsp. vesca linkage group LG4, FraVesHawaii_1.0, whole genome shotgun sequence genomic DNA includes:
- the LOC101292698 gene encoding F-box/LRR-repeat protein At3g59210-like → MADTVELPDIAICQILHSLSTKFAVRASILSKQWERVWPLVPVLDFDEDENAPNGHNASPRQHRKFLEFVTMCLKRREEDKLLHKFWLRMAYCYYCRDCAELMDKCLSFALDRNVIELHIAKSDYFLPHKVLNAECLTVLSMDSIQFRGDETVTLPSLKSLSLICISFGDLGFHHLVAGCPSLENLSVVKCTGFEKRVIVKSSTLKSLEVFNSGVELQVEALNLETFRFGQNGHASNYRRLLCNIQFSSCGALRNLAFFQAWFVGAWFDNLSSKFPVLESLILYKCGIDRGDLKVFSKNLKHFVL, encoded by the coding sequence ATGGCCGATACAGTTGAGTTACCAGATATTGCGATCTGCCAAATCCTCCATTCGCTTTCTACTAAGTTTGCAGTCCGGGCCAGCATTCTTTCAAAGCAATGGGAACGTGTCTGGCCCTTGGTCCCAGTATTAGATTTTGACGAGGACGAGAATGCACCAAATGGTCACAATGCCAGCCCTCGTCAACACAGAAAGTTCCTGGAGTTTGTGACAATGTGTTTGAAGCGTCGTGAAGAAGATAAGTTGTTACATAAATTCTGGCTTCGCATGGCGTACTGTTATTACTGTAGAGACTGTGCAGAGCTCATGGATAAGTGTTTGAGTTTTGCTCTTGACAGAAATGTTATAGAGTTGCATATTGCTAAGTCAGACTACTTCTTACCTCATAAAGTTCTGAATGCTGAATGTTTAACTGTTTTAAGTATGGATTCTATTCAATTTAGAGGTGATGAAACTGTAACTCTTCCTTCTCTGAAATCTTTGTCTCTAATCTGTATAAGTTTTGGTGATTTGGGATTCCATCACCTTGTGGCAGGGTGTCCTTCCCTTGAGAATTTGTCAGTAGTTAAGTGCACAGGCTTTGAGAAAAGAGTTATAGTTAAAAGTTCCACCCTTAAATCCTTGGAAGTTTTCAACTCAGGTGTTGAACTTCAAGTTGAAGCTTTGAATCTAGAAACGTTTAGATTTGGCCAAAATGGTCATGCTTCCAACTATCGGAGGTTGTTATGCAACATTCAATTCTCTTCTTGTGGAGCACTTAGAAATCTAGCGTTTTTTCAGGCATGGTTTGTAGGTGCATGGTTTGACAACTTGAGTTCAAAATTTCCAGTTCTTGAAAGTTTGATCTTATATAAATGTGGCATCGACAGGGGAGATCTCAAAGTGTTTAGTAAGAACCTGAAACATTTTGTATTGTGA
- the LOC101310890 gene encoding ABC transporter G family member 21-like encodes MIPPEQENTMTNTSSTPPNKSSMLSNVSRSENYQTGWVHAEPSPGSINGSQRLAPDDMPEQPHPGTPHRASVLRESLRPVTLKFEDVTYSIKLEPTKGSCVSSYNEPKQTRNLLNGVSGIVRPGELLAMLGPSGSGKTTLLTALGGRLPGKITGKVTYNGQHFSSSMKHNTGFVTQDDVLYPHLTVLETLTYTALLRLPKQLSKQEKKEQAETVMVELGLTRCRDSVVGGPLLRGVSGGERKRVSIGQEMLVNPSLLFLDEPTSGLDSTTAQRIVATLRRLARGGRTVITTIHQPSSRLYRMFDKVVVLSDGCPIYSGHAGRVMEYFGSIGYEVGFNFINPADFLLDLANGIAPDAKQDDQLEYNGRLDHHEEQNSTKQFLVSSYKKNLHPALKAEIQQSQKDPAVVSSSSRTLSSRGSRDYEWTTSWWEQFIVLLQRGLKERKHESFSGLRIFQVMSVAILSGLCWWHSDTSHLQDQVGLLFFFSIFWGFFPLFNAIFAFPMERPMLRKERSSGMYRLSSYYFARTVGDLPMELVLPTVFVTVAYWMGGLKPSLVTYGLTLFIVLFNVLVSQGLGLALGAILMDVKQGTTLASVTMLVFLLVGGYYIQHMPGFIAWLKYISFSHYCYKLLLGVQYSVKEVYECDLGVRCRVIDYPAVKFVGLDGLWSDVAALGVMLVGYRVLAYVALRMGQPH; translated from the exons ATGATACCGCCGGAGCAGGAAAACACCATGACAAACACTAGTAGTACTCCACCTAACAAGTCTAGCATGCTCTCTAATGTAAGCCGGTCTGAAAATTACCAGACCGGCTGGGTTCATGCGGAACCTTCTCCCGGAAGTATTAACGGAAGCCAGCGTCTGGCGCCGGACGACATGCCCGAACAACCCCATCCCGGTACTCCGCATAGAGCTTCCGTCTTGCGAGAGTCCCTGCGCCCCGTCACACTTAAG TTCGAAGACGTCACATACAGCATTAAGCTCGAGCCGACAAAGGGCAGTTGCGTCAGTTCATATAATGAGCCAAAGCAAACACGAAATCTACTGAATGGGGTGAGTGGGATTGTGCGACCGGGTGAGCTTCTGGCAATGCTGGGGCCCTCCGGCAGCGGCAAGACCACTCTCTTGACTGCCCTCGGCGGCCGCTTGCCGGGAAAAATCACCGGCAAAGTGACCTACAACGGCCAGCATTTCTCAAGCTCCATGAAGCACAACACTGGCTTCGTGACGCAAGATGACGTTCTGTATCCTCATCTAACTGTGCTCGAAACCCTAACATATACTGCCCTTTTGAGGCTTCCAAAGCAGCTGAGCAAGCAAGAGAAAAAAGAACAGGCTGAGACGGTTATGGTGGAGCTCGGGCTGACCCGGTGCCGTGACAGTGTTGTTGGCGGGCCTTTGCTACGTGGGGTCTCGGGTGGGGAGAGGAAACGGGTCAGTATCGGGCAGGAGATGTTGGTTAACCCAAGTCTTTTGTTCCTAGACGAGCCCACCTCGGGGCTCGACTCCACCACTGCACAGCGTATAGTTGCTACGCTGCGCCGCTTGGCGAGGGGTGGGAGGACGGTGATCACCACCATCCACCAGCCCTCGAGCAGGTTGTACAGGATGTTTGATAAGGTGGTGGTGTTGTCGGACGGGTGCCCGATTTACAGCGGGCATGCGGGTCGGGTCATGGAGTATTTCGGGTCCATTGGATATGAGGTCGGGTTCAATTTCATCAACCCGGCTGATTTCTTGCTTGATCTTGCTAATG GTATAGCACCTGATGCTAAACAAGATGATCAACTAGAGTATAATGGCAGATTAGATCACCACGAAGAACAAAATAGTACTAAGCAGTTTCTGGTATCATCCTATAAGAAGAACCTACACCCTGCACTGAAGGCAGAGATTCAGCAAAGTCAGAAAGACCCAGCTGTTGTTTCTTCTTCTTCAAGAACATTATCATCCAGAG GTAGTCGAGATTACGAATGGACTACCAGCTGGTGGGAGCAATTCATAGTTTTGCTTCAGAGGGGTTTGAAAGAGAGAAAGCATGAATCTTTCTCGGGTTTAAGGATTTTCCAAGTCATGTCAGTTGCAATTCTCTCAGGCCTTTGTTGGTGGCACTCAGATACTTCACATTTGCAAGATCAG GTTGGACTTCTGTTTTTCTTCTCCATATTCTGGGGCTTCTTCCCACTATTCAATGCCATTTTTGCCTTCCCTATGGAACGACCGATGCTACGAAAGGAACGTTCCTCTGGCATGTACCGTCTCTCTTCTTATTACTTTGCCAGAACTGTAGGTGATTTGCCAATGGAGCTTGTACTCCCCACTGTGTTTGTGACGGTTGCTTATTGGATGGGGGGTCTCAAGCCTTCACTAGTCACATATGGACTAACCCTCTTCATAGTTCTTTTCAATGTGCTAGTCTCACAAGGCCTTGGACTAGCACTAGGTGCAATTCTAATGGATGTGAAACAGGGGACAACTCTGGCTTCAGTGACCATGTTGGTATTTTTGCTAGTAGGAGGGTACTACATTCAGCACATGCCAGGTTTCATAGCTTGGCTGAAGTATATTTCTTTCAGTCATTACTGTTATAAGCTTCTTCTGGGAGTTCAGTACTCGGTGAAGGAAGTTTACGAGTGCGATTTAGGGGTGCGTTGCAGGGTAATAGACTACCCTGCTGTTAAGTTTGTGGGTCTTGATGGTTTGTGGTCTGATGTTGCTGCATTGGGTGTAATGCTGGTGGGATATAGGGTTCTAGCGTATGTTGCTTTGAGGATGGGGCAACCTCACTGA
- the LOC101292996 gene encoding probable isoprenylcysteine alpha-carbonyl methylesterase ICMEL1-like, producing the protein MPSQQILPITYHPPPSTTEKLLSKSEDDPATRLLLFSHFEDEEKSAPSRPLLPKSASYTFNTSAAAAAAAAATPAGSANNNQKRRRRTASDNSLYSLSSGSSSEEAAERHSSAGNVEHAATETYLVTRLSLKLLSYLGVGYRWIARFMALGCYSFLLMPGFIQVGYYYFFSKQVRRGIVYGDQPRNRLDLYLPKNSDGPKPVIAFITGGAWIIGYKAWGSLLGQQLSERDIIVACIDYRNFPQGTISSMVQDASQGISFVCNHIAEYGGDPNRVYVMGQSAGAHIGACAIVDQAIKELGEGESTSWSVSQINAYFGLSGGYNLFNLVDHFHSRGLYRSIFLGIMEGENSLHRFSPEVMIQDPNVRTAASLLPPIILFHGTADYSIPSDASKNFAETLRSLGVKAESILYEGKTHTDLFLQDPMRGGRDDMFEDLVAIIHEGDSEALARDAVAPPRRRLVPEFMLKLAHKVSPF; encoded by the exons CAAATCCTACCCATCACATACCACCCTCCACCCTCCACAACTGAAAAGCTTCTAAGCAAATCCGAAGACGACCCAGCAACAAGGCTCCTCCTTTTCTCACATTTCGAAGATGAAGAAAAGTCCGCGCCTTCAAGGCCTCTTCTTCCCAAGTCGGCCAGTTACACCTTCAACACCTCCGCCGCCGCCGCCGCCGCCGCCGCAGCCACGCCGGCAGGTTCTGCCAATAACAACCAGAAGCGGCGGCGGAGGACGGCCAGCGACAACTCGCTTTATTCATTGTCGTCTGGTTCCTCGTCAGAGGAGGCAGCCGAACGTCACTCCAGCGCCGGAAATGTGGAGCACGCCGCCACCGAGACGTACTTGGTCACCCGGCTGAGCTTGAAGCTTTTGAGCTATCTTGG GGTAGGCTACAGATGGATTGCAAGATTTATGGCCCTTGGTTGTTATTCGTTTTTACTTATGCCAGGTTTTATTCAAG TTGGCTATTACTATTTCTTCTCCAAGCAGGTCCGCAGAGGTATAGTTTATGGTGATCAACCAAGAAATAG GCTAGATCTGTATCTACCCAAAAATTCTGATGGGCCAAAACCAGTCATTGCATTTATAACTGGTGGAGCCTGGATTATTGG TTACAAAGCATGGGGTTCTCTTTTAGGGCAACAGTTATCAGAACGAGACATCATAGTGGCATGCATAGATTACAG AAACTTTCCTCAGGGTACTATTAGTAGTATGGTACAGGATGCTTCTCAAGGCATCTCATTTGTGTGTAATCATATTGCTGAATATGGAGGCGATCCTAATAG GGTTTATGTGATGGGACAATCAGCTGGTGCACATATTGGTGCATGCGCAATCGTTGACCAGGCAATCAAGGAGCTTGGTGAAGGAGAGAGCACTTCTTGGAGTGTTTCCCAGATAAATGCTTACTTTGGTCTTTCTGGAGG GTACAATTTGTTTAACTTGGTAGATCACTTCCATAGTCGAGGCCTATACCGTTCAATTTTTTTAGG CATAATGGAAGGGGAGAACTCATTGCACCGTTTCTCTCCTGAAGTCATGATTCAGGACCCCAATGTCAGGACCGCAGCTTCTCTTTTACCTCCTATTATTTTATTTCATGGTACTGCAGATTATTCCATACCATCAGATGCCAG TAAGAACTTTGCAGAAACTCTTCGGAGTCTTGGAGTGAAAGCTGAATCAATTCTGTATGAAGGGAAAACTCACACGGATTTGTTTCTACAG GATCCAATGCGAGGTGGAAGAGATGATATGTTTGAAGATTTGGTAGCTATCATTCATGAAGGTGATTCAGAGGCCCTTGCCAGAGATGCAGTGGCTCCACCAAGAAGGCGCCTCGTACCTGAGTTCATGCTGAAGTTGGCTCACAAAGTCAGCCCATTCTAG